One genomic window of Solanum dulcamara chromosome 10, daSolDulc1.2, whole genome shotgun sequence includes the following:
- the LOC129870090 gene encoding dnaJ protein homolog 2-like has translation MFGRAPKKSDNTKYYEILGVPNTASPDDLKKAYRKAAIKNHPDKGGDPEKFKEIAQAYEVLNDPEKREIYDQYGEDALKEGMGGGGGGHDPFDIFQSFFGGSGFGGGGSSRGRRQRRGEDVVHPLKVSLEDLYNGISKKLSLSRNVLCTKCKGVGSKSGASLKCPGCQGKGMKVSIRQLGPMIQQMQHPCGDCKGSGEKINEKDRCPQCKGEKVVQEKKVLEVTVDKGMQNGQKITFPGEADEEPETITGDIVFILQQKEHPKFKRKGDDLFVEHTLTLTEALCGFQFVLTHLDNRQLIIKSQPGEVIKPDQFKGINDEGMPMYQRPFMKGKLYIHFTVDFPNTLTPELCKNLEAVLPARPKTQASDMELDECEETTLRDVNIEEEMRRKQQQQAQEAYDEDEDDMHGGAQRVQCAQQ, from the exons ATGTTTGGGAGAGCACCAAAGAAGAGTGATAACACCAAGTACTATGAGATCTTGGGAGTACCTAATACTGCTTCACCAGATGATCTCAAGAAAGCTTATCGTAAAGCTGCTATTAAGAACCATCCTGATAAGGGTGGTGATcctgaaaaa TTTAAAGAGATTGCCCAAGCCTATGAGGTTTTGAATGACCCAGAGAAACGTGAGATTTACGATCAGTATGGTGAAGATGCTCTCAAGGAAGGAATGGGTGGTGGAGGTGGTGGACACGACCCATTTGACATATTCCAGTCATTCTTTGGTGGAAGCGGGTTTGGTG GTGGTGGAAGCAGCAGAGGAAGAAGGCAAAGGAGAGGAGAGGATGTTGTCCACCCTCTCAAGGTTTCTTTGGAGGATCTTTACAATGGGATATCAAAGAAGCTTTCACTATCTCGCAATGTGTTGTGCACAAAGTGCAAGGG AGTAGGGTCTAAATCAGGTGCTTCATTGAAATGTCCGGGATGTCAAGGGAAAGGAATGAAAGTTTCGATTAGACAACTTGGCCCCATGATCCAGCAGATGCAGCACCCCTGTGGTGACTGTAAGGGTAGTGGCGAGAAAATCAATGAGAAGGACAGGTGCCCACAGTGCAAGGGTGAGAAAGTTGTGCAGGAGAAGAAGGTGTTGGAAGTTACTGTGGATAAGGGTATGCAAAATGGACAAAAGATAACTTTTCCAGGAGAGGCTGATGAAGAG CCTGAAACTATCACTGGAGACATAGTTTTTATCTTGCAACAGAAGGAACATCCCAAGTTTAAGCGAAAGGGAGATGATCTCTTTGTAGAACACACCTTGACCTTGACTGAGGCTCTATGTGGTTTTCAGTTTGTCTTGACTCACCTAGATAATAGACAGCTGATAATTAAGTCCCAACCTGGAGAAGTTATCAAGCCTG ATCAATTTAAGGGCATAAATGATGAAGGAATGCCAATGTACCAGAGGCCATTCATGAAAGGGAAACTGTACATTCACTTCACCGTGGACTTCCCAAACACATTAACCCCAGAGTTGTGCAAGAATCTTGAAGCAGTGCTGCCGGCAAGGCCTAAAACACAAGCGTCCGATATGGAATTGGATGAGTGCGAGGAGACCACATTGCGTGATGTGAACATTGAAGAGGAGATGCGTAGGAAGCAGCAGCAACAGGCCCAAGAGGCATACGATGAAGATGAGGACGATATGCATGGTGGTGCACAGAGAGTGCAATGCGCACAACAGTAA
- the LOC129870698 gene encoding putative RING-H2 finger protein ATL71, translating into MNNTIVEDRESPNDIELSEETFGKNYGYGIGFSLGVLMLFSIMAYASYLCIRSRSRWRNNSNVPNNNNSSSSSSHGSSTIVDNEMVFVQQGIDEEILRNYPKLLYSQAKVHYYHKEDNNINNIDDDIVASGCSICLGDYKDNDMLRLLSNCGHIFHVKCIDPWLRLHPTCPICRNSPLPMR; encoded by the coding sequence ATGAACAACACAATTGTGGAAGATAGAGAAAGTCCAAATGATATTGAGTTAAGTGAAGAAACTTTTGGGAAGAATTATGGCTATGGAATTGGATTTTCACTTGGAGTCCTAATGTTATTTTCAATCATGGCTTATGCTTCTTACTTATGTATTCGATCGCGATCGAGATGGCGCAACAATTCTAACGTgcctaataataataattcatcatcatcttcttctcaTGGTAGCTCTACAATTGTTGATAATGAAATGGTTTTCGTTCAACAAGGTATTGATGAagaaattttgagaaattatcCAAAGTTATTATATTCTCAAGCAAAAGTTCATTATTATCACAAAGaggataataatattaataatattgatgATGATATTGTTGCATCTGGATGTTCTATTTGTTTGGGTGATTATAAAGACAATGATATGTTAAGGTTATTGTCAAATTGTGGTCATATTTTTCATGTAAAATGTATTGATCCTTGGTTAAGGCTTCATCCAACTTGCCCTATTTGTAGAAATTCTCCACTTCCAATGAGATAA